A genomic window from Synechococcus sp. CBW1107 includes:
- the coaBC gene encoding bifunctional phosphopantothenoylcysteine decarboxylase/phosphopantothenate--cysteine ligase CoaBC has protein sequence MRSEPAGSPPTPGGADHDPLLGCRILVAISGSIAAVKLPALVSALAQRGALVRCVLTPSAARLVSPVALASLSRSPCHLEEDQWSHRAPRPLHVELAEWAELVLVAPLSATSLARWVQGSGDTLLSSTLLATEAPVLAAAAMNTAMWGSPGVRRNWEELQGFERVLTLGPASGLLACDRQGSGRMAEPQQLLLGLETLRLHGWRRDWQGRRLLVSAGPTREWLDPARCLTNPSSGRMGVMLAQAARFRGAEVDLVHGPLNLDPLLLEGLHAYPAESGAAMGETLKRLQPAADAVAMAAAVADHGRAAPEVRKLSKQDLLATLSGGWCEIPDLLAELVARRASGQRILGFAAHSGDVLPQARAKLLRKGCDLLFANPIDRPQAGFGVSSNEGWILGPGSRERRIESTGKFSVAHQLISALGALLDPLTPPAEAPAEGLAAGRRAAADP, from the coding sequence ATGAGGAGTGAGCCCGCGGGCTCGCCCCCGACTCCAGGCGGGGCTGACCACGACCCCCTGCTGGGTTGCCGGATCCTGGTGGCCATCAGCGGCAGCATCGCCGCGGTCAAGCTGCCCGCCCTGGTCAGTGCCCTGGCCCAGCGCGGTGCCCTGGTCCGCTGCGTGCTCACCCCCAGCGCCGCCAGGCTGGTGAGCCCGGTGGCCCTGGCCAGCCTCAGCCGCTCCCCCTGTCATCTCGAGGAGGATCAGTGGAGCCACCGGGCGCCCCGGCCCCTGCATGTGGAGCTGGCCGAGTGGGCCGAGCTGGTGCTGGTGGCACCGCTGAGCGCCACCAGCCTGGCCCGCTGGGTGCAGGGCTCAGGGGACACACTGCTCTCCAGCACCCTGTTGGCGACGGAGGCCCCGGTGCTGGCTGCGGCCGCCATGAATACCGCGATGTGGGGCTCCCCTGGGGTGCGGCGCAACTGGGAGGAGCTTCAGGGCTTCGAGCGGGTGCTGACTCTGGGGCCCGCCTCCGGACTGCTCGCCTGCGACCGGCAGGGGTCCGGCCGGATGGCGGAGCCTCAGCAGCTGCTGCTGGGGCTTGAAACCCTGCGTCTGCATGGCTGGAGGCGTGACTGGCAGGGGAGGCGGCTGCTGGTGAGCGCCGGGCCCACGCGCGAATGGCTCGATCCCGCCCGTTGCCTCACCAATCCCAGCAGTGGCCGGATGGGGGTGATGCTGGCCCAGGCCGCCCGGTTCCGGGGGGCTGAGGTCGATCTGGTGCACGGCCCCCTCAACCTTGATCCGCTCCTGCTCGAAGGCCTGCATGCCTATCCCGCCGAGAGCGGGGCGGCGATGGGCGAGACCCTGAAGCGCCTGCAACCGGCGGCCGATGCGGTGGCCATGGCCGCTGCCGTGGCGGATCACGGCCGCGCCGCGCCTGAAGTCCGGAAGCTCAGCAAGCAGGATCTGCTCGCCACCCTCAGTGGTGGCTGGTGCGAGATACCTGACCTGCTGGCCGAGCTGGTGGCCCGTCGCGCATCAGGTCAGCGGATCCTGGGGTTCGCGGCCCATTCGGGGGATGTGCTTCCCCAGGCCCGCGCCAAGCTGCTGCGCAAAGGCTGCGATCTGCTCTTCGCCAACCCGATCGACCGACCGCAGGCCGGTTTCGGGGTGAGCAGCAATGAAGGCTGGATTCTCGGTCCGGGTTCGAGGGAGAGGCGCATCGAGTCCACGGGCAAGTTCAGCGTGGCCCATCAGCTCATCAGTGCCCTCGGTGCGTTGCTGGATCCGCTCACGCCGCCAGCGGAGGCTCCTGCTGAAGGACTGGCTGCTGGTCGTCGCGCTGCAGCAGATCCATGA
- the aroC gene encoding chorismate synthase yields MGSSFGQLFRISTFGESHGGGVGVIVDGCPPRLPLDLELIQRELDRRKPGQSKITTPRKEDDRVEFLSGLLDGVTLGTPIAMVVRNKDQRPGDYSEMAVTFRPSHADATYQAKYGIQARSGGGRASARETIGRVAAGAIAKQLLARAHGTEVIAWVKRIHTIEATIDPAGVTLEDVEANIVRCPDADCAERMIERIEAIGREGDSCGGVIECVVRRAPLGLGMPVFDKLEADLAKAVMSLPATKGFEIGSGFGGTLLRGSEHNDAFLATGDGSLRTATNNSGGIQGGISNGEEIVLRVAFKPTATIRKAQQTVTSSGEATVLEAKGRHDPCVLPRAVPMVEAMVALVLADHLLRQQAQCSLW; encoded by the coding sequence ATGGGCAGCAGCTTCGGCCAGCTCTTTCGCATCAGCACCTTCGGCGAATCCCACGGCGGTGGAGTGGGGGTGATCGTGGATGGCTGCCCCCCCAGACTGCCCCTGGATCTGGAGCTCATCCAGCGGGAGCTGGACCGCAGAAAGCCCGGCCAGAGCAAGATCACCACTCCCCGCAAGGAAGACGACCGCGTCGAGTTCCTCAGCGGCCTCCTGGATGGGGTCACCCTGGGCACACCGATCGCCATGGTGGTGCGCAACAAGGACCAGCGCCCCGGGGACTACAGCGAGATGGCCGTGACCTTCCGGCCCTCCCATGCCGATGCCACTTACCAGGCCAAGTACGGCATCCAGGCCCGCAGCGGCGGCGGCCGGGCTTCGGCACGGGAAACGATCGGCCGGGTGGCGGCCGGTGCCATCGCCAAGCAACTGCTTGCCCGCGCCCACGGCACGGAGGTGATCGCCTGGGTGAAGCGGATCCACACGATCGAAGCCACGATCGATCCAGCCGGCGTGACTCTCGAGGACGTGGAGGCCAACATCGTGCGCTGCCCCGATGCGGATTGCGCCGAGCGCATGATCGAGCGGATCGAGGCGATCGGGCGCGAGGGTGATTCCTGCGGCGGTGTGATCGAGTGCGTGGTGCGCCGGGCGCCGTTGGGCCTTGGCATGCCGGTCTTCGACAAGCTGGAGGCCGATCTGGCCAAGGCGGTGATGTCGCTGCCAGCCACCAAGGGCTTCGAGATCGGCTCCGGCTTCGGGGGCACCCTGCTGCGGGGGAGTGAGCACAACGACGCCTTCCTCGCCACCGGCGACGGCAGCCTGCGCACCGCCACCAACAACTCCGGCGGCATCCAGGGGGGCATCAGCAACGGCGAGGAGATCGTGCTGCGCGTGGCCTTCAAGCCCACAGCCACGATTCGAAAGGCTCAGCAGACCGTGACCTCCAGCGGCGAGGCCACAGTGCTGGAGGCCAAGGGCCGCCACGATCCCTGCGTGCTGCCCAGGGCGGTGCCGATGGTGGAAGCGATGGTGGCCCTGGTGCTGGCGGATCACCTGCTGCGTCAGCAGGCTCAGTGCAGCCTCTGGTGA
- the ftsH3 gene encoding ATP-dependent zinc metalloprotease FtsH3, giving the protein MKKRWRNAGLYVLLAIVVIAVGSAFLGRPDPANAPRSLRYSDFVEAVQENQVSRVLISPDRGTAQVVENDGNRAVVNLAPDKDLLKLLTDHNVDIAVQPNREPAAWQQAVGSLLFPLLLLGGLFFLLRRAQGGGGNPAMSFGKSKARVQMEPQTQVTFGDVAGIEGAKLELTEVVDFLKNPDRFTAVGAKIPKGVLLVGPPGTGKTLLAKAVAGEAGVPFFSISGSEFVEMFVGVGASRVRDLFEQAKKSAPCIVFIDEIDAVGRQRGAGLGGGNDEREQTLNQLLTEMDGFEGNTGIIIVAATNRPDVLDSALMRPGRFDRQVVVDRPDYAGRLQILGVHARGKTLAKDVDLDKVARRTPGFTGADLANLLNEAAILAARRQLTEISMDEVNDAIERVMAGPEKKDRVMSEKRKRLVAYHESGHALVGALMPDYDPVQKISIIPRGQAGGLTFFTPSEERMESGLYSRAYLQNQMAVALGGRVAEEIVYGEDEVTTGASNDLQQVARVARQMVTRFGMSDKLGPVALGRAQGGMFLGRDIAAERDFSEDTAATIDEEVGLLVAEAYRRAKRVLIENRSVLDELADMLVEKETVDAEELQELLIRSDVRVAEYV; this is encoded by the coding sequence TTGAAAAAACGCTGGCGCAACGCGGGGCTCTATGTGCTCCTGGCGATCGTGGTGATTGCGGTGGGCTCCGCCTTCCTGGGTCGCCCTGATCCGGCCAACGCCCCCAGAAGCCTCCGCTACAGCGACTTCGTCGAGGCGGTTCAGGAGAACCAGGTCTCCAGGGTGTTGATCTCCCCCGATCGCGGCACCGCCCAGGTCGTTGAGAACGACGGCAACCGCGCCGTGGTCAACCTCGCTCCCGACAAGGACCTGCTCAAGCTCCTCACCGATCACAACGTCGACATCGCGGTTCAGCCCAACCGTGAACCGGCCGCGTGGCAGCAGGCCGTGGGCAGCCTGCTCTTCCCGCTGCTGCTCCTTGGCGGCCTGTTCTTCCTGTTGCGGCGTGCCCAGGGAGGCGGCGGCAATCCCGCCATGAGCTTCGGCAAGAGCAAGGCCCGCGTTCAGATGGAACCCCAGACCCAGGTCACCTTCGGGGATGTGGCCGGGATCGAGGGCGCCAAGCTCGAGCTCACCGAAGTGGTCGACTTCCTCAAGAATCCCGATCGTTTCACGGCCGTGGGCGCCAAGATCCCCAAGGGTGTGCTCCTGGTGGGCCCTCCCGGCACCGGCAAGACCTTGCTGGCCAAGGCTGTGGCCGGAGAAGCCGGTGTGCCGTTCTTCTCCATTTCCGGCTCGGAGTTTGTGGAGATGTTCGTGGGCGTGGGCGCCAGCCGCGTGCGTGATCTGTTCGAGCAGGCCAAGAAGAGCGCTCCCTGCATCGTCTTCATCGATGAGATCGATGCCGTGGGCCGGCAGCGGGGCGCTGGCCTCGGTGGCGGCAACGATGAGCGTGAGCAGACCCTCAACCAGCTGCTCACCGAGATGGACGGCTTCGAGGGCAACACGGGCATCATCATCGTGGCGGCCACCAACCGTCCCGATGTCCTGGACTCAGCCCTGATGCGGCCGGGCCGCTTTGATCGCCAGGTGGTGGTCGACCGTCCGGACTACGCCGGCCGTCTGCAGATCCTCGGGGTCCATGCCCGCGGCAAGACCCTCGCCAAAGATGTCGATCTCGACAAGGTGGCCCGCCGCACTCCCGGTTTCACCGGTGCCGATCTGGCCAATCTGCTCAATGAAGCGGCGATCCTGGCGGCCCGCCGTCAGCTCACCGAAATCTCGATGGACGAGGTCAATGACGCCATCGAGCGCGTCATGGCCGGTCCTGAGAAGAAGGACCGGGTCATGAGCGAGAAGCGCAAGCGGCTCGTGGCCTATCACGAATCGGGGCATGCCCTGGTGGGTGCCCTGATGCCCGACTACGACCCGGTGCAGAAGATCAGCATCATTCCCCGCGGCCAGGCTGGCGGTCTCACCTTCTTCACCCCCAGTGAGGAGCGGATGGAGTCGGGCCTCTATTCCCGTGCCTATCTGCAGAACCAGATGGCCGTGGCCCTCGGTGGTCGTGTCGCCGAGGAGATCGTCTACGGAGAGGATGAAGTCACCACCGGAGCCTCCAACGACCTTCAGCAGGTGGCCCGTGTCGCTCGCCAGATGGTCACCCGCTTCGGCATGAGCGACAAGCTCGGCCCCGTGGCCCTCGGCCGCGCCCAGGGAGGGATGTTCCTCGGCCGCGACATCGCCGCTGAGCGTGATTTCTCCGAAGACACCGCCGCCACCATCGACGAGGAGGTGGGTCTGCTGGTGGCTGAGGCCTACCGGCGGGCGAAGCGCGTGCTGATCGAGAACCGTTCTGTTCTTGATGAACTGGCCGACATGCTGGTGGAGAAGGAAACCGTTGATGCCGAGGAGCTTCAGGAGCTCCTGATCCGCAGCGATGTGCGGGTCGCTGAATACGTCTGA
- a CDS encoding DUF2555 domain-containing protein, translating into MSATPITPERLAAFDEASIAELAQRLDDDDYPTPFAALQDWHLIRALAIHRPELARPYVHLVDQEPFDEE; encoded by the coding sequence GTGTCCGCAACCCCGATCACTCCTGAGCGACTGGCCGCCTTCGATGAAGCGTCCATCGCCGAGCTGGCCCAGCGTCTGGATGACGATGACTATCCCACCCCTTTCGCCGCACTGCAGGACTGGCACCTGATCAGGGCCCTGGCGATCCACCGTCCGGAGCTGGCCCGTCCCTACGTGCATCTGGTGGATCAGGAACCCTTCGATGAGGAGTGA
- a CDS encoding DNA-3-methyladenine glycosylase translates to MTPGFFARAAHQVGPDLVGCQLLRRFEDGRCLRGLVVETEAYCQSEPACHGHRRRTPSNDTLFGPPGRFYVYVSHGIHHCVNVVTEREGWANGVLLRAVALAGEPERIAAGPALLARRFGLDRRHDGQPVDSAGGVWLAPRSQALRAWWLEQELQGHDPLCTTTRIGITRGVELPWRWYLKASRSVSRRARGDRTPVRSLALEPAAVLPAAEGMVP, encoded by the coding sequence CTGACGCCCGGCTTCTTCGCACGCGCGGCCCATCAGGTGGGCCCGGATCTGGTGGGCTGCCAGTTGCTGCGCCGCTTCGAGGATGGGCGCTGCCTCCGGGGACTGGTGGTGGAAACCGAGGCCTACTGCCAGAGCGAGCCCGCCTGCCATGGCCACCGGCGCCGCACACCCTCCAACGACACGCTGTTCGGCCCGCCTGGGCGCTTCTACGTTTACGTCAGTCATGGCATCCATCACTGCGTGAATGTGGTCACCGAGCGTGAAGGCTGGGCCAACGGTGTCCTGCTGAGGGCCGTGGCCCTGGCGGGTGAGCCCGAACGCATCGCCGCTGGCCCGGCCCTGCTGGCCCGCCGCTTCGGCCTGGACCGCCGCCACGACGGCCAGCCGGTGGATTCCGCCGGCGGGGTGTGGCTGGCGCCGCGGTCCCAGGCCCTGCGGGCCTGGTGGCTGGAGCAGGAGCTGCAGGGCCATGACCCGCTGTGCACCACCACCCGCATCGGCATCACCCGGGGGGTGGAGCTGCCCTGGCGCTGGTATCTGAAGGCCAGCCGCAGCGTCAGTCGCCGGGCGCGGGGAGACCGCACCCCGGTGCGATCCCTGGCCCTGGAGCCCGCGGCCGTGCTGCCCGCGGCCGAGGGGATGGTGCCGTGA
- a CDS encoding DUF565 domain-containing protein: MAVLPSRGPPVIRPQQTRLHRQVAQLGERLSHWAENPWRRLSLVLITGFGTFFFGGAVGMLTGALSYLDPLAALVCMVPIELSIRCRRWLMQRPQDRLSLQLMDAGRIGLLYGLLQEGFKLL, encoded by the coding sequence GTGGCCGTTCTTCCCTCCCGTGGCCCTCCGGTGATCCGTCCCCAGCAGACCCGGTTGCATCGTCAGGTGGCTCAGCTGGGGGAGCGCCTGAGCCACTGGGCTGAGAATCCCTGGCGACGGCTCTCACTGGTGCTGATCACCGGATTCGGGACCTTCTTCTTCGGCGGCGCGGTGGGGATGCTCACCGGAGCCCTCTCCTACCTCGATCCCCTCGCGGCCCTGGTCTGCATGGTGCCGATCGAGCTCTCGATCCGCTGCCGCCGCTGGCTGATGCAGCGCCCCCAGGATCGCCTCAGTCTGCAACTGATGGACGCGGGACGCATCGGCCTTCTCTACGGACTGCTGCAGGAGGGCTTCAAGCTTCTCTGA
- a CDS encoding aspartate carbamoyltransferase catalytic subunit, which produces MSGWSHRHLIDLAAFSLEDFATVLELAQRFRVMPVSGSRKLPALQGRQVTSLFFEPSTRTRSSFELAARRLSADVQSFSPSSSSLSKGESLLDTALTYVAMGADVLVVRHRCAGVPAALARDLDRERRGAGRPVAVLNGGDGLHSHPSQGLLDLFTLARHFAPEQPTPAALNGRTIVIVGDVLHSRVARSNLWALTACGAHVVLCAPATLLPDAFAEFVAAPPPGQTVDPVARRGSIRIERQLERALPGADAVMTLRLQRERMHQHLLTSLESYHRRFGLSQARLQLCGPSVPVLHPGPVNRGVEMSGDLLDDTQRCLVAEQVRNGIPMRMALLYLLAARGDELREA; this is translated from the coding sequence GTGAGCGGCTGGTCCCACCGGCACCTGATTGATCTGGCGGCCTTCAGCCTCGAGGATTTCGCCACCGTGCTGGAGCTGGCCCAGCGCTTCCGCGTGATGCCCGTCAGCGGCTCCCGCAAGCTGCCCGCCCTGCAGGGCCGGCAGGTCACCAGCCTGTTCTTCGAGCCCAGCACCCGCACCCGCAGCAGTTTCGAGCTGGCGGCCCGCCGCCTCTCGGCCGATGTCCAGAGCTTTTCCCCCTCCTCCAGCTCCCTGAGCAAGGGCGAGAGCCTGCTCGACACAGCCCTCACCTACGTGGCCATGGGCGCCGATGTGCTGGTGGTGCGCCACCGCTGCGCCGGAGTCCCGGCGGCGCTCGCCCGCGATCTCGACCGGGAACGAAGGGGCGCCGGCCGGCCGGTGGCGGTGCTGAACGGGGGTGATGGACTGCACAGTCACCCGAGCCAGGGGCTGCTCGATCTGTTCACCCTCGCCCGTCATTTCGCCCCGGAGCAACCGACACCGGCGGCGCTCAACGGCCGAACGATCGTGATCGTGGGCGATGTGCTCCATTCGCGGGTGGCGCGCTCCAATCTCTGGGCGCTCACCGCCTGTGGCGCCCACGTGGTGCTCTGCGCCCCCGCCACGCTGCTGCCCGATGCCTTCGCCGAGTTCGTTGCGGCACCGCCCCCCGGCCAGACCGTGGATCCTGTGGCAAGACGCGGCTCGATCAGGATCGAGCGCCAGCTGGAGCGGGCCCTGCCAGGCGCCGATGCCGTGATGACCCTGAGGCTGCAGCGGGAGCGGATGCACCAGCACCTGCTCACCAGCCTGGAGAGTTACCACCGCCGCTTCGGCCTCAGCCAGGCCCGCCTGCAGCTCTGCGGCCCTTCAGTTCCGGTGTTGCATCCAGGTCCGGTGAACCGTGGTGTGGAGATGAGCGGCGACCTGCTGGATGACACCCAGCGCTGCCTGGTGGCGGAGCAGGTGCGAAACGGCATCCCGATGCGCATGGCCCTGCTCTACCTGCTGGCCGCCCGCGGCGACGAGCTCAGAGAAGCTTGA
- a CDS encoding bifunctional 4-hydroxy-2-oxoglutarate aldolase/2-dehydro-3-deoxy-phosphogluconate aldolase: protein MDELRALPLLAVLRPVRPLEALSRIALLSAAGIRHVEIAWSPWSRWSLECRELAERYPAIRFGAASVRSLEGLEAARQAGFTFAFSPVLDPQLLSWAHQLGITLVPGVFTPTEVHRAVELGCTAVKLFPARTLGRGYWASLSGALAPLPFCIAAGGLQVADLSSWLQGGVDALALGSTLFESIITESGGSPRLDPCLADWVAAYPSLPGTLHQRLH from the coding sequence TTGGATGAACTCCGGGCGCTGCCGCTGCTGGCTGTGCTGCGCCCGGTCCGTCCCCTGGAGGCCCTCTCCCGGATCGCGCTGTTGAGTGCAGCCGGGATTCGCCATGTGGAGATCGCCTGGAGCCCATGGTCCCGCTGGAGCCTTGAGTGCCGTGAGCTGGCCGAGCGTTACCCCGCCATCCGATTCGGTGCCGCTTCTGTGCGCTCCCTCGAGGGACTGGAGGCTGCCCGCCAGGCCGGCTTCACCTTCGCCTTTTCGCCCGTTCTGGATCCCCAGCTGCTGAGCTGGGCGCACCAGCTGGGGATCACCCTGGTGCCAGGGGTCTTCACCCCAACGGAAGTGCACCGGGCGGTGGAGCTGGGCTGCACGGCGGTGAAGCTCTTCCCGGCCAGGACCCTTGGTCGCGGGTACTGGGCCTCGCTCTCGGGTGCCCTGGCGCCCCTTCCCTTCTGCATCGCCGCCGGTGGGCTGCAGGTGGCCGATCTCAGCAGCTGGCTTCAGGGTGGTGTGGATGCCCTGGCCCTGGGCTCCACCCTGTTCGAGAGCATCATCACGGAGTCGGGTGGGAGCCCCCGGCTGGATCCGTGCCTGGCCGACTGGGTGGCGGCTTACCCCTCACTCCCAGGCACTCTTCACCAGAGGCTGCACTGA
- the sat gene encoding sulfate adenylyltransferase, which translates to MTTAAPSGRSGTGLIPPHGGTLVDLIVPPEQREAVKAGVDRVLECSHRNACDVELLMVGGFSPLLGFMHQEDYEAVVAGYRTTSGLLFGLPIVFDTDQEDVAVGQKLLLTYQGQELAVLTVESRWEPDKVKEAKGCYGTTSLEHPAVRMIATERGRYYLGGALQGLELPQRVFPCRTPAQVRADLPHGEDVVAFQCRNPIHRAHYELFTRALHAPNVSEGGVVLVHPTCGPTQEDDIAGEVRFQTYERLAAEVANPRIRWAYLPYAMHMAGPREALQHMIIRKNYGCTHFIIGRDMAGCKSSLSGEDFYGPYDAQDFARENAPELGMETVPSLNLVYTEEEGYVTAEHAQARGLHVKKLSGTQFRQMLRSGEEIPEWFAFRSVVEVLRSA; encoded by the coding sequence ATGACCACCGCCGCACCCTCCGGCCGCTCCGGCACCGGTCTGATCCCCCCCCACGGGGGCACGCTGGTGGATCTGATCGTGCCGCCGGAGCAGCGTGAGGCGGTGAAGGCGGGAGTGGACCGGGTGCTGGAGTGCAGCCACCGCAACGCCTGCGATGTGGAGCTGCTGATGGTGGGTGGCTTCTCGCCCCTGCTGGGCTTCATGCACCAGGAGGACTACGAGGCGGTGGTGGCGGGGTACCGCACCACCTCGGGGCTGCTGTTCGGGCTGCCGATCGTGTTCGACACCGACCAGGAGGACGTGGCGGTGGGACAGAAGCTGCTGCTGACCTACCAGGGTCAGGAGCTGGCGGTGCTCACGGTGGAGAGCCGCTGGGAGCCCGACAAGGTGAAGGAGGCGAAAGGCTGCTACGGCACCACGTCTCTGGAGCACCCGGCGGTGCGCATGATCGCCACCGAGCGGGGCCGGTACTACCTCGGCGGTGCCCTGCAGGGCCTGGAGCTGCCCCAGCGGGTGTTCCCCTGCCGCACACCGGCCCAGGTGCGCGCCGATCTGCCCCATGGGGAGGATGTGGTGGCCTTCCAGTGCCGCAACCCGATCCACCGGGCCCACTATGAGCTGTTCACCCGGGCTCTGCATGCCCCGAACGTGAGCGAGGGGGGAGTGGTGCTGGTGCATCCCACCTGCGGTCCCACCCAGGAGGATGACATCGCCGGGGAGGTGCGCTTCCAGACCTATGAGCGGCTGGCGGCGGAGGTGGCCAACCCGCGCATCCGCTGGGCGTACCTGCCCTACGCCATGCACATGGCCGGCCCGCGGGAGGCGCTGCAGCACATGATCATCCGCAAGAACTACGGCTGCACGCACTTCATCATCGGCCGCGACATGGCGGGCTGCAAGAGCTCGCTGAGTGGGGAGGACTTCTACGGCCCCTACGACGCGCAGGACTTCGCGCGCGAGAACGCGCCGGAGCTGGGGATGGAAACGGTGCCGTCGCTGAACCTGGTGTACACCGAAGAAGAGGGCTACGTGACGGCGGAGCACGCCCAGGCACGGGGGCTGCATGTGAAGAAATTGAGCGGAACCCAGTTCCGGCAGATGCTGCGCAGCGGTGAGGAGATCCCGGAGTGGTTCGCGTTCCGTAGCGTGGTGGAGGTGCTGCGGTCCGCCTGA
- a CDS encoding PCP reductase family protein: MEWTPEAEARLKEVPFFVRPAVRRRIESLAVEASLTCVDLEFYGAAKARFGQK; the protein is encoded by the coding sequence ATGGAGTGGACCCCGGAGGCTGAAGCCAGGCTGAAGGAAGTTCCCTTCTTCGTGCGCCCCGCCGTGCGGCGCCGGATCGAAAGCCTGGCCGTCGAGGCCTCCCTCACCTGTGTCGACCTCGAGTTCTACGGCGCCGCCAAGGCCCGCTTCGGCCAAAAATGA
- the psbO gene encoding photosystem II manganese-stabilizing polypeptide, whose amino-acid sequence MRFRPLLALVLALCLTLVTACGGGAKAVERANVTYDDIVNTGKANDCPTLPDSARGSIPLDPSGRYQLREICLHPSEVFVKGEPANKRQEAQFVAGKILTRYTSSLDQVYGDLKIDGTNLTFKELGGIDFQPITVLLPGGEEVPFTFSSKELIATADGTSISPSTDFEGAYRTPSYRTANFLDPKGRGLTTGYSSAVGLVPAGDDEDLTKENVKQYIEGTGTMSLSITKVDSATGEFAGVFTAVQPSDTDMGGKAAVDVKVTGELYGRLEQV is encoded by the coding sequence ATGCGTTTTCGACCCCTGCTGGCCCTCGTGCTGGCGCTCTGCCTAACGCTGGTCACAGCGTGCGGTGGCGGTGCCAAAGCCGTTGAACGGGCCAATGTCACCTACGACGACATCGTCAACACCGGCAAGGCCAACGACTGCCCGACCCTTCCGGACTCGGCCCGCGGCTCCATCCCCCTGGATCCCTCCGGTCGCTACCAGCTGCGTGAAATCTGCCTCCACCCGAGCGAAGTGTTCGTGAAGGGCGAGCCGGCCAACAAGCGCCAGGAAGCTCAGTTCGTGGCGGGCAAGATCCTCACCCGTTACACCTCCAGCCTTGATCAGGTCTACGGCGATCTCAAGATCGACGGCACCAATCTCACCTTCAAGGAGCTTGGCGGTATTGATTTCCAGCCGATCACCGTTCTCCTGCCGGGTGGTGAGGAAGTGCCCTTCACCTTCTCCAGCAAGGAGCTGATCGCCACGGCCGATGGCACCTCCATCAGTCCAAGCACGGATTTCGAGGGCGCTTACCGGACGCCCAGCTACCGCACCGCCAACTTCCTCGATCCCAAGGGTCGTGGTCTCACAACCGGTTACAGCAGTGCCGTCGGTCTGGTGCCGGCCGGCGATGACGAGGACCTCACCAAGGAAAACGTCAAGCAGTACATCGAGGGCACCGGCACCATGAGTCTCTCGATCACCAAGGTCGACAGCGCCACTGGTGAGTTCGCCGGGGTGTTCACGGCGGTCCAGCCTTCCGACACCGACATGGGCGGCAAGGCCGCTGTCGATGTCAAGGTCACCGGTGAGCTCTACGGGCGCCTCGAGCAGGTCTGA
- a CDS encoding bile acid:sodium symporter family protein, with protein MFASITLFTIMLALGMGLKPEALGRIRQRPGLFLRVLPASCLLVPLVALGLLLLPIGQSLGPSARIGLALMAVCPSAPLTLRKAGKKGGDRELAAVLQVGAAISAILSVPLMADVFRAAYGTASWDIGPVEVALQVGRTQVLPLLVGMAIQGWRPALAERIESPLNRVANGLLLLLIAAVLVKAGPKLLPFLSANAMGLLLMAVMVGLCLGLGYSLAGRNRHERITVALVTSMRNPGMALMFATTYARDLPGVTVAVLTYVVVTVLLSIPFLKTLNRLEALESGLEVRAV; from the coding sequence ATGTTCGCCTCGATCACCCTGTTCACGATCATGCTGGCCCTGGGAATGGGCCTGAAACCGGAGGCCCTGGGCCGGATCCGGCAACGCCCGGGGCTGTTCCTGAGGGTGCTGCCGGCCTCCTGCCTGCTGGTCCCGCTGGTGGCCCTGGGCTTGCTGCTTCTGCCGATCGGCCAGTCGCTGGGTCCCTCGGCGCGGATCGGCCTTGCCCTGATGGCGGTCTGCCCCAGCGCCCCCCTCACCCTGCGCAAGGCCGGCAAGAAGGGAGGAGACCGCGAGCTGGCGGCGGTGCTCCAGGTGGGGGCGGCAATCTCGGCGATTCTCTCGGTGCCCCTGATGGCCGATGTGTTCCGGGCGGCCTACGGAACTGCCTCCTGGGACATCGGGCCCGTGGAGGTGGCCCTGCAGGTGGGGCGCACCCAGGTGCTGCCACTGCTGGTCGGCATGGCGATTCAGGGCTGGAGGCCAGCTCTGGCGGAGCGGATCGAATCCCCCCTCAACCGGGTGGCCAACGGCCTGCTCCTGCTGCTGATCGCCGCTGTGCTGGTCAAGGCAGGACCCAAGCTCCTGCCCTTCCTCAGCGCCAATGCCATGGGGCTGCTGCTGATGGCTGTGATGGTGGGCCTCTGCCTAGGGCTGGGCTACAGCCTGGCCGGCCGCAACCGGCATGAACGAATCACCGTGGCCCTGGTGACGTCCATGCGCAATCCGGGCATGGCTCTGATGTTCGCCACCACCTACGCCAGGGATCTGCCGGGGGTCACGGTGGCGGTGCTCACCTATGTGGTGGTGACCGTGCTGCTCTCGATCCCCTTCCTGAAAACCCTCAACCGGCTGGAAGCCCTCGAATCGGGACTGGAAGTCCGGGCTGTGTGA